GCGAGGTTGGCCCGAATGTAGCGGCGGCAGGACTCGACGGCTGCGGGGGACGTCTTGTCCGCCCCGAAAAAGCGCTGGGTGAGCCGGATGGCACCCATCTTGAGACTCCGGGCGGCGATCGTCTCGCCCTTCAGGCCCACCAGCAGCTCGGTTGACCCGCCGCCGATGTCGCAGAGCAGCAGTTGCTCGTCGAAGACGGCCACCGCCTGGAGGATTCCCAGGTGGATAAGGCGGGCCTCCTCGAAGCCGGAGATAACCTCGACCTCGATGCCGGCCTCGTCCCGGGCCCGGTCGATGAAGACCTGCTGGTTCTGGGCCTCACGGACGGCGCTGGTAGCCACGGCGGTGACCGGGGCGCCGTAGGCATCTGCCATCACCCGGAACCGGCCGAGCGCCTCGATCCCGCGGTCGACCGCGTCGTCGTTCAGGTGTTTGAGCTCGCCGGCGCCGGAGCCCAGGCGGACCATCTCCTTCTCGCGGCCCATCACCTCGATCGTGTTGGGACCGCCGACCCGCGCCACCACCAGGTGGAACGAGTTGGTCCCTATGTCGATTGCGGCAAGGACTTCCGGAGAGCCGGTGGAGGGCTCCAGGGACTCGGCTGACACCATGCGGTCAGAGTACCGCAGGCAGGGAGCCCACCCCGCTCCCGTGGGACTAGCGGCGCAGGCCCGATCGTTCGACGCACACGCGCTTGCGCAGCTGTTTGGGAATCTTCTTGGGCGAGCTGACGTTGGCGAGCGCGGCCATGGCGGTCAGCGTCTTCTTCCCCTTCATCTTGCCGAACCACTCGATCTTGCCCCGGATCGAGATCCCGGCCACCGGGCCCTCGCACACCTTCTGGCAGCGGACGGTCTTGATCGATGCCCGGGTCTGGGTGGAGAGATAGTCGACGACCTTGTCGCTCCCCTTGCACTTGCGGCAAACCAGAACGGTCACCAGCGGGCATCCGGCGCAGGCGTCCGGGAGTCCGGCGAGAGCTTTGCCGCGAACTACAGTTTTGGAGCCCGCCAGCTCTCGTGTCGCCACCTGAATCCCCTCGCATCGCGCATCGGATATTAGGTGGGCCATAGTCTTGGTGTTAGGCCGCTCAAGGTCAAGCCTTTTTATTTTCCCGCGCTTTTCCCTTCAAATTCGAACTATTCCTGCCGATTACAAACCCGGGCGGTATCCAATCTCTGACCAGATTCGTTATTTCGGCCCACAAAAGTCGATTTCAACTGCAAGAGTGGAGGATCAAGAATGTTTGGGGGATTGTTCGGAACGTTGTTCGGAAAGATTGCAGCGATAGTTGTGACGGTCGGTGGGGTTGCAGGGGGCCTCGCCGCCACCGACGCACTTCCCATGCTCGGCCGGATGGACATCAACGTCCCGGCCGTAGCGCCGGTTGCCGGCGGTCCGGGAGTCGCCCTGCCGGTCTCGGGCGGCCTGCCCCTCAGCTTCCCCGACCTTCCCAAGCTTCATCAGGCGGCCATCGACCAGGGCGCCCAGCAGATTGCGAGCACCGCATCCAGCCAGGCGATCCTGCTGTCGGCTCAGGCGGAGAGCAAGGCCCAAAAGGCCGCCGCCGCCGCCCAGAAGTGCCTCGACGGCCTGACCTCCGAGGTCAACGCACTCGTCGCCGGCATCCCCGGGATCACCACCGCCGAGCAGGCTGCTGCCATGGTTGCCAAGGCCCGAACCGTCGGTGAGAACGCCACCGCATGCGCCAAGCAGGCCACTGCACTCGGCCAGAGCGGCGTCGACCAGATCAACAAGGCAGCAGCCCAGCTGAACAACGCAGTCGCCCAGATCGGCGGCCTCAACCTGCAGGGCACTGCCAACGCAGTGGTCCAGGGCGCCCAGGACACGCTCGGCAACGCCACCAAGAACGTCGACAAGGCCAGCGGATCCGCCCTGGGCATGTTCGGCCAGATCGGCGAGATGGCAGCCGCCCTCATGGCGACCGCCATGGAGTACCAGAACAAGTTCGGCACGGTCCCGACGTCTCCGGTGACCAACAACCCCGCTCCCACCGTCCCTACCGTCCCCACGGCCACCAACCCGTTCGGCGGATTCGGCGACCTCAGCAGCTGGATGAACCTCGCCAACCAGATGTCCCAGTCCGGCGGCGGAAGCTCCTGGACCGGCGGCAACTGGAGCGGCGGCGACTCGGACCGCAGCACCGACGACGACCGCGACGGCGGCTGGCGTAACTGGTCCAGCGGCCGCTAAAGGGCAGAAAGAGATCAGGCGAAACCATGAGAACTCCAAGCCTCTTGAAGCTGCCCAAGTCCGCGATGGCCGGGCGCGTCCTGGGCCTCGCGCTACTTCTCACCACCGCGGTCAGCAGTGGAGCGGTGATCGGTATCGCCAACGCCTCCAGCCCTAAGGACGCCAGGGTGACCGCTCAGGTGCTTGCGGCCCCCGAGGCGCCGGCCAACGAGAACTTCGAGGCAGTGCTGGCGGTCAGTGAGCCCCCGGCGCAGACGCAGGCTCCGGCGCCGGCACAGGCTCCGGCAACTGCTGCGGCTCCGAGGGCGAAGTCTTCCACCAAGGGAGCTGCGGCTCCGGTCCTCAACCTGGTGATCCCCGGTATGGCGGGCGGCGGAGCAGATGAGTCGGGCGGCGGCAGCGCGGTGAAGTGCAGCCGGTTCGACGACGCCAAGATCAACTGGATCCTGGACCAGGTCGCCAAGACCCGGGCCGAACACCCCGAGATGGCCGCCGGCGCCGACAAGCTCACTGCCGAGCTGCGTAGCGCCCTCGGCAAGAACATGTGTGCCTCCGACGCCCAGGTGATAATCAACCGGCTGTGCGACGACCCGGCAGTGGTCAGGGTGCTGAACCAGATGGTCTCCCAGCTGCCGTTCTTCATCAAGCCCATGATCGGCAACCCCTGCACCGCCGACCTGGTGTCGGTGTTGAACAAGGCCGGAAAATTCGTCCCTGGATTGAGCAGCGACCCGACTTAGGTTATTGGCGGGCCACGGGAGCGGGTGGACGCCTCCCTCGTCTAAAACCATTGACGACGCCGAGGGAGGGCCCACCCGCTCCCTTTTGGTTCGGCATAACAACTAAGTCGCAATCGCCCTGCTCAATCGCTCCTCTTGTCAAAAAACCAAAAACCGGGGTTCTCTTTCGACAGCTTGATCTCTGATTTACACTAGTTTTAACGGTGTAAATGAGGTAAAGTGGGTTCGTCACCACTCGAAAGGAGCTTTCGTTGCTCGTTGCCCCTGAAATTTCTCCTCCTCTCGTCGCTCCTGAGGTTCTTGCCGACATCGCTATCGGGCTCGGCCGCACACTTACCCGCGGCGAGGCGGAGCTCCTGGGGGCCGGGACCCGGCGGTATGCCCGGCTACTCAACACTCCCGCTTATGACGCCTGGCTCATCGAGTGGGACCATGACGCCGACCTCGACCTCCACGACCACGGCGGCAGCTCCGGCGCGTTCCACGTCGTCGACGGCGTGCTGGTGGAGGTCTACACCGACCTGGCCCGCCCCGAGCCGCTCCGCACCCTGGTGCTGGGGGCCGGCGACGCCCGTCAGGTGACCCCCGGGCGGGTCCACCGGGTGTGGAACCCGGGCCCGGCAAAGGCGCTCAGCGTCCACGTCTACTCGCCTCCCCTATCCTCCATGACCTTTTACGCCGATCATCCGGACTGCTACCTGGCGGCACTGCGGTCCGAACCCGTCGACGTCAGCGCCCCCGAGCCCAGGAGCGCCCTGTGACCGGCCCCCTCCCGACCGGGGGCCCCGGCACGCTCGCGAGAATCGACCGGCTCGTCGAGCAGGCCCGCAGGCTTCTCCCGCCCCGGCCCACCGCAGCCGACCTCCCGGCTCTGGTGGCTCGTGGGGCGCTGATCGTCGATATCCGTCCGGTGGACCAGCGGTCCAGGGACGGTGAGCTGCCCGGCTCGGTCGTGATCGACCGGAACGTCCTGGAGTGGAGGCTCGACCCGAGTTCTCCCTACCGCATTCCCCAGGCGCCCCGGCCGGATCAGGAGGTCGTGCTGGTCTGCAACGAGGGGTACGCGTCGAGCCTGGCCGCGGAGTCGCTGCAGAAGCTCGGGCTGACCGGCGCGACCGATCTGGCCGGCGGCTACCAGGGCGTCCTGAAGCTCGCCGGAGCCCGCGCCTAGACCTTCTCGGTCGTTTCCTCCATGTTCAGCCGCGCCCACTCGGTCAGCGCGCTGAGCGCCGGGCGCAGGGCCTGCCCCTTGGGCGTCAACAGGTAGATGGTGGCCACCGGGGGGCCTTCGACGATCTGACGCTCGACGAGTCCGGCGTCCCGAAGCTCGGCGAGCCGGGAGGAGAGCATCCCGTCGGTGATCGACGGCATGGAGCGGGCAAGCTCGGCGAAGCGGCGGGGCCCTTCGAGCAGCACCCCGATGATCATGCCGGTCCACCGCTTGCCCAGGAGCGAAAAAACCTGGGTCAACGCATGGTCGCAGATATGCGTCTGCTCGGCGTCCATCCCTAAATCCTAAGGTATCCGGTCACTAGGAATAATAGAGCGACTTGCAGCGTTATAGTGATTGACATATCTTGACCCGAAGATGGAAAAAGGAATCCCTATGACCAATTCCGCGTCCCAGACCCAGTCCCGCCCGTCGATCGCCGCAGCCACCGGCGTGGGCGCGGTGCACCTTGCCGTGACCGACCGGGATCGGGCGCTGACCTTCTACCGCAACATCCTGGGCCTCGACGTGATGGACGACGGGCCGCAGATCCGGCTCGGTGCCGCCGGCCGCGATCTGGTGGTGCTGCACCCCGGCGCCGCCGGACCGGTGGAGCAGGGCGTCACCGGCCTCTACCACCTGGCTCTGGTGGTTCCGGACCGGACGCACTTCGCCCGGTTCGTCAAGCGTATGGTCGAGATCCGCTACCCCAACTCCCCCACCGACCACACCCTGACCAAAGCCGACTACCTCTGGGACCCCGACGGCAACGGCATCGAGGTATACGTCGAGACACCGGAGGACGGGACCTGGTTCATGACGGACGACGAGTTCGCCGCCCGCGACTCCTCCGGCCGCCTGCGGTCGGGCCGGGACCCGATCAACCTGCGTGAGTTGTTCGCCGCTCTCGAGCCCGACGAGGACGTCTTCGTGCCCCTTCCCGGCGGCACGAAGATGGGTCACGTCCACCTGCACGTCCGGGATGTGGACGAGGCGGTCGCCCTCTACAGCGGCCTGATCGGGTTCGACGTAATGGGCATGTCCCGCCGCTTCGGCGCAGCTTTTGTATCGGCCGGCGGGTACCACCACCACCTGGGCCTGAACACCTGGGCCGGCAAAGGCGCCCCGCCCGCCGGGCCGGCCAGCGCAGGCCTGCGTGAGTTCACGATCGAGGTTCCGGGCGAGGGCGACCTGGACGAAGCGGTCGATCGCCTGGACCGGGGCGGGGTAACCCTGGCCGACGCACCCGAGGGCGGCGTCCGATTCTCGGACGCCTCGGGCAACGCCGCCCTGCTCACCACCCGCAATTTCAAGGAGGACAATTAATGAGGATCGACGTCTGGTCGGATGTAATCTGCCCCTGGTGCGGGCTAGGCAAGCACCGCCTGGAGGCCGCTCTGGCGCAGCTGCCCGATGAGGAGAAGGCCGAGGTGGTCTACCACTCGTTCCAGCTGGACCCGAACGCCCCGCTGGAGGCCCGGAGCGTCCGCGACCTGCTAAAGGCGAAGTACGGCCTGGACGACGCCGGCTTCGCGGCCGCGACCGGCCGCATCGAGGGCCTGGCCGAAGCGGAGGGCCTTCAGCCCTACCACGTGGGCGACAACCTCAGCGGCAACACCGCTCTCGCCCACCAGCTGCTTGCTTTGGCAGCCGAGAAGAATCTGGCGGCCGACGCCTGGGACCGGCTCTACAAGGCCCACTTCGCAGAGAGGCGCTCGATCTTCGACGTGGACTCCCTGGTCGAGCTGGGTGCAGAGATCGGCCTGGACCCGGACGAAGCCCGGGAGGCCCTGGAGACCGGCCGCTACGCTGCTCAGGTGCAGGCAGAAGGGATGGCGGCCCGGCGGGTCGGCGCCACCGGCGTGCCGTTTTACGTCATCGACAACAAGTACGCGGTCTCCGGAGCCCAGCCGCCCGAGGTGCTCCTGTCGGTTTTCGAGCAGGTCAAAGCCGCGGGCTAGAAATCTCTCTCGCTGGTCAGGACCACCGGGTTGCCGGCGGGGTCGTGGACCATGACGCCGTAGTCCAGGTGAGCCGGCTCCTGGCCGGCGGCGGTCACCCGGGCGGCCACCAGGTCGACGTCCGCCTCGGTCGGCAGGACGATATTCAGCTGCAGCAGCCGTGCGGTTCCCGGCGGGGCCGGCGGGTTGCCG
The genomic region above belongs to Actinomycetota bacterium and contains:
- a CDS encoding cupin domain-containing protein, yielding MLVAPEISPPLVAPEVLADIAIGLGRTLTRGEAELLGAGTRRYARLLNTPAYDAWLIEWDHDADLDLHDHGGSSGAFHVVDGVLVEVYTDLARPEPLRTLVLGAGDARQVTPGRVHRVWNPGPAKALSVHVYSPPLSSMTFYADHPDCYLAALRSEPVDVSAPEPRSAL
- a CDS encoding rhodanese-like domain-containing protein; this translates as MTGPLPTGGPGTLARIDRLVEQARRLLPPRPTAADLPALVARGALIVDIRPVDQRSRDGELPGSVVIDRNVLEWRLDPSSPYRIPQAPRPDQEVVLVCNEGYASSLAAESLQKLGLTGATDLAGGYQGVLKLAGARA
- a CDS encoding helix-turn-helix domain-containing protein, producing the protein MDAEQTHICDHALTQVFSLLGKRWTGMIIGVLLEGPRRFAELARSMPSITDGMLSSRLAELRDAGLVERQIVEGPPVATIYLLTPKGQALRPALSALTEWARLNMEETTEKV
- a CDS encoding VOC family protein translates to MTNSASQTQSRPSIAAATGVGAVHLAVTDRDRALTFYRNILGLDVMDDGPQIRLGAAGRDLVVLHPGAAGPVEQGVTGLYHLALVVPDRTHFARFVKRMVEIRYPNSPTDHTLTKADYLWDPDGNGIEVYVETPEDGTWFMTDDEFAARDSSGRLRSGRDPINLRELFAALEPDEDVFVPLPGGTKMGHVHLHVRDVDEAVALYSGLIGFDVMGMSRRFGAAFVSAGGYHHHLGLNTWAGKGAPPAGPASAGLREFTIEVPGEGDLDEAVDRLDRGGVTLADAPEGGVRFSDASGNAALLTTRNFKEDN
- a CDS encoding DsbA family oxidoreductase, whose protein sequence is MRIDVWSDVICPWCGLGKHRLEAALAQLPDEEKAEVVYHSFQLDPNAPLEARSVRDLLKAKYGLDDAGFAAATGRIEGLAEAEGLQPYHVGDNLSGNTALAHQLLALAAEKNLAADAWDRLYKAHFAERRSIFDVDSLVELGAEIGLDPDEAREALETGRYAAQVQAEGMAARRVGATGVPFYVIDNKYAVSGAQPPEVLLSVFEQVKAAG